The Levilactobacillus namurensis genomic interval GACGCCCAGACGGCAGCTGGTAAGCTGGAAATCACCATCAACTTATCCAAGCCCGAAAAGGATCCTAAGGCGATTGCGGCAGCCCGGAACCAACCTAAGACGGGTTACCCGTTGGACCAACTCTGCATGACTAACGAAGGGTACTTGGGGCGGTTAGGGTACCCTGCCCGGAGCAATCACCGCATCGTACGGTTGACCCTGGGTGGTGAGACTTGGGGCTTCCAATACTCGCCGTACGCCTACTTTACGGAGCACGCCATCTTCTTGTCCCAGGAACACCGGCCAATGAAGATCGACCAACACGCCTTTACCAACTTGCTGGAAATCGTGCGTCAGTTCCCGACCTACTTTGTCGGCAGCAACGCGGACCTGCCCATCGTGGGGGGCTCGATGCTCAGTCACGACCACTATCAGGGCGGTAAGCACACCTTCCCGATGATGCAGGCGCCGTTGGACCGGGAATTCGACCTAGACGTTCCTGGCGTTACGGCGGGCGTGGTTCAGTGGCCGATGACGGATCTGCGGTTGCGGGGGGCCAAGCCAGAGAACTTGGTCAACGCGGCTGTGAAGATCATGGCCCACTGGGTCGACTATTCTGATGAAAGCGTGGACGTACGGGCCTATACGGACGGGACGCGCCACCACACCATCACGCCGATTGCCTACCGTGACGGGAAGGACTTCGTGTTGGACCTGGTCTTACGGGATAACCAGACCTCGGACCAGTATCCAGACGGCATTTTCCACCCGCACCAAGACGTTCAACATATTAAGAAGGAAAATATCGGGTTGATCGAAGTCATGGGACGGGCCATCTTGCCGGCACGGTTAAAGGCGGAAATGGCGGAAGTGACCAAGTACTTGGTGGATCAACCTAATC includes:
- a CDS encoding UDP-glucose--hexose-1-phosphate uridylyltransferase translates to MTPDTLHKFLAAIVTSPSPYTALDRQYVENRIYALIGDGATQQATGEDPIDLVNALVATAIDHHKINDTPSEREILEAQLMDLMTPLPSALNRGFWDRYQISPSAATDWFYQLSRANNYIKTRNIARNVVFDAQTAAGKLEITINLSKPEKDPKAIAAARNQPKTGYPLDQLCMTNEGYLGRLGYPARSNHRIVRLTLGGETWGFQYSPYAYFTEHAIFLSQEHRPMKIDQHAFTNLLEIVRQFPTYFVGSNADLPIVGGSMLSHDHYQGGKHTFPMMQAPLDREFDLDVPGVTAGVVQWPMTDLRLRGAKPENLVNAAVKIMAHWVDYSDESVDVRAYTDGTRHHTITPIAYRDGKDFVLDLVLRDNQTSDQYPDGIFHPHQDVQHIKKENIGLIEVMGRAILPARLKAEMAEVTKYLVDQPNQMAEMHRDWADQLKQTHQITPDNVTTILHQAIGDVFARVLADAGVFKRDAQGQAALDRFLSRLV